Proteins co-encoded in one Paenibacillus sp. genomic window:
- a CDS encoding DeoR/GlpR family DNA-binding transcription regulator yields the protein MLPLQRKQALIAYLAEIGAATLKELSDRFGVSEMTIRRDLNELEQEHRIRRSHGGAVYLQPEQDIGQDEPELTTKQVSNRDVKDRLAAYAAQKFVRSGDTVVLENGTTVSRMAERLGHLDQLTLLTNGIETLNRFRPFATDKRLIISCGGMFRDISGTFVGPVAEEFFARYHADTVFLSALGYTHEAGFTDPNLMDTQVKKQMIRSAKKVVMLLDSSKFGQRYFSPVATLTDIHVLVTDNGVKQEDRERIEESGVELHIV from the coding sequence ATGTTGCCATTACAAAGGAAACAAGCGTTAATCGCCTACTTGGCCGAAATAGGCGCAGCTACATTGAAAGAGTTAAGCGACCGTTTCGGCGTCTCGGAGATGACCATTCGCCGCGATTTAAACGAGCTGGAGCAGGAACACCGGATACGCCGTTCTCATGGCGGTGCCGTCTATCTGCAGCCGGAGCAGGACATCGGCCAGGACGAGCCGGAGCTGACGACCAAACAGGTAAGCAACCGGGACGTCAAGGACCGGCTGGCGGCATATGCCGCGCAGAAGTTTGTGCGCAGCGGCGACACCGTTGTGCTGGAGAACGGTACGACGGTATCCCGCATGGCCGAGCGACTGGGCCATCTGGATCAGCTGACGCTGCTCACGAACGGCATCGAAACGCTGAATCGGTTCCGGCCCTTCGCAACCGACAAGCGGCTGATCATTAGCTGCGGAGGGATGTTCAGGGACATATCCGGCACGTTCGTCGGTCCGGTGGCGGAGGAATTTTTCGCCCGCTATCATGCCGACACGGTCTTCTTGTCCGCGCTCGGTTATACGCACGAGGCGGGTTTTACCGATCCGAATCTAATGGATACGCAAGTCAAAAAACAAATGATCCGCTCCGCCAAGAAGGTCGTGATGCTGCTCGATTCTTCGAAATTCGGCCAACGTTATTTCTCTCCGGTCGCGACCCTGACGGACATTCATGTTCTTGTAACGGATAACGGCGTAAAACAAGAGGATCGGGAACGCATCGAGGAGAGCGGCGTGGAGCTTCACATCGTCTAG